TTGTTTTGCAAAAGAAATGTCTAAATGTTCAGACCCTACATTTGCAAATAAAATGCTAGGGGATGGTATAGTTATTGAACCTAAAAGTAATAAGTTTATTTCTCCATTTGAGAATGCAACATGTAGTTTAGTATTCGATACAAAACATGCTTATGGTTTTAAAGTTAAAAATTGCGAATTTCTTGTTCATTCAGGAATTGATACTGTTAATTTGAATGGTGAGCCATTTAACACAAAATTAAAACCAGGAATGAATATTAAAAAGGGCGAAGAAATATTTTCTGTAGATTTAAAAAAAATAATAAAAAAAGGCTTATCAACTGAAACACCTATTATTTTTACTAGTACAAATAAAGATTTAAGAATAAAAAACTTTAAAGAAGGAAATTATAGTCAGGGTGAATTAATTTGTACTTTTGAGATTAGTGAAAGTAAAAAAGTCAATGAGGAAAATCAAAGTGTAATAAATTTAGAAACTTATTTCGGAGCTGCAAATAAATATGCTCAAGCAGCCTATGATTTAAACAAAATGGTTGGTTCAAATGGGAACTATTCAGATGTTTATAATTGTATGACTCGTTTAAGATTCAAAATACTTGATAAAACAAAGGTTCAAGAAAATCAAATTAAAGAACATAAAATGGTTAAAGGTTTAATTTGAAATGGTGATGAATTGCAAATTATAATTGGTCAAGATGTTTATAAAGTTAAAGATGAAGTTTCAAAATTACTTTTAACTGAAAAAACAACAAAAACAAAACAGCCAATGTTTAAGAGAGCATTATCAACTTTTGCAGGTATTATGGTACCATTAATTCCTGTATTTATTGGGGCAGGTATAATTCAAGCACTAATAGGTGTTTTTACATTATTCAATATAATGCCCGTATTTGATGTTACACAAAACGGATTAGAACAAATAATGAATGTTAAGGGTTGAGATATTGCATGACTAATATTATTTGCCATGGGAAAAACAACAACTACATTTTTGGGGGTGTTAATAGCCGCTTCAGCTGCAAAGTTCTTTAAATTAAGAATGGTTATTGGAGTCTCCCTAGGAATTATTATGTGTTCGCCTTTATTATATTTAGGCGGCGGGTCATCTGGAATGGGTGGATCATGAACTCTATTTACTTTAGGGAAAGTAACAGTTTCGAACCCTGAGTTACAAGTTCTTTTTGATAAATGACTTACAATTGTAATCACTCCAGCTAATTTAAAAATATTTGTTATGATTTTTTTAATATGAGTAGCTAAGAAATTAGACGATTGGGTTAATTCTTGAATTAACCCATTATTTGAGCTAACAATTAGATCATTCTTAGTATTCTTAATTGCTGGAGCATTGGGATTTGGGATATTTATTCCAATTTGAAACTTCATTGAAGGATTCTTGGGAGTTGTTATGTACTTTATTGGAAAACTTCCTTTTGGATTAGGTTTAGGAATTTATACAGCAATATGACAAATAGCTG
This window of the Mesoplasma chauliocola genome carries:
- a CDS encoding PTS glucose transporter subunit IIABC; translation: MEIKIYAPVDCFAKEMSKCSDPTFANKMLGDGIVIEPKSNKFISPFENATCSLVFDTKHAYGFKVKNCEFLVHSGIDTVNLNGEPFNTKLKPGMNIKKGEEIFSVDLKKIIKKGLSTETPIIFTSTNKDLRIKNFKEGNYSQGELICTFEISESKKVNEENQSVINLETYFGAANKYAQAAYDLNKMVGSNGNYSDVYNCMTRLRFKILDKTKVQENQIKEHKMVKGLIWNGDELQIIIGQDVYKVKDEVSKLLLTEKTTKTKQPMFKRALSTFAGIMVPLIPVFIGAGIIQALIGVFTLFNIMPVFDVTQNGLEQIMNVKGWDIAWLILFAMGKTTTTFLGVLIAASAAKFFKLRMVIGVSLGIIMCSPLLYLGGGSSGMGGSWTLFTLGKVTVSNPELQVLFDKWLTIVITPANLKIFVMIFLIWVAKKLDDWVNSWINPLFELTIRSFLVFLIAGALGFGIFIPIWNFIEGFLGVVMYFIGKLPFGLGLGIYTAIWQIAVVFGIHIAFAIVAMIQSLTSIASGQGGYAIFSPGQSISVYAQLGALIGLIIVTKNKQLKRTAISMVPVGFLGITEPIIYGINLQKKQLFLSGILGAFIAGTFAGAVGVTGRVGTGLGIFEAIGFFQYTIYDPTGSIAQSTGQLSALGNGLLYLAACAIALGTGILFAALSYKERPSEKYAVKSINKKIFNLINKNENLDIEERKKIIKKLEKDLNVISKEDEKQIKDVEKQILDLIKIKSEISALEEKDSKVNTKLILKGKKAIKKSNEEKALEIYNIIENSPRIKKIEMLSKEVSIADKAIEIDKINKIIDAKKEKIQKTLGEVKLFDKKDLTLMMNNYEEALSSLFIAYKIKEPAKQENKYIFKNKRQVKEV